The nucleotide sequence ACACCGACGCCGCCCCCGTGAGCGCGCTCTCCACGCAGTCCGTGGCCTTCTCGCACTACAACAACATCTCCGCCCAGCTGGGCGTCGACGCCGCGACGGGCGAGCTCGTCGCCGGCGGCGTGGCCGAGCAGGCCGAGCAGGCGTGCAAGAACATCCAGGCCATCATCGAGAACGTCGAGCACACGATGGCCGACGCCGTGAAGGTGAACGTGTACCTGCGCGACCTCGCGGACCTCGCCGCGGTCGAGGACGTGTGCGCCCGCTGCTTCCCCGGCACCCCCGCGTTCCGCGCCGTGGGCACCTCCGCCCTTCCGATGGACGCGCTCGTCATGATCGACGCCATCTTCGGCAACGCCGAGGGCACCCCGCCCGTGGCGTAAGCGCGAACCCCCTTTCGCCCCCTCTCTCTCCTCGGAAAGCCCCCGGATGCAGCAGCAGCCGGGGGCTTCTCTTCCGCTGGGGCCGGATGCATCGGGCGACCTTGCCCGCGCTTCCCCGGCCGTGCGGCAGACGGCGGTCAGCCGGCGCGCTTCGCGGGGGGCTTGCGCTTCGGCTTGGGAGCCTTCCCGCCTTCGGTGCTGCTGCTCGCCTTCGCTTCTCCGGCATCCTCGCCGGTGCGGGCCTTCAGGCTGGCAGCGAGGGCGTCCATGAGGTTGATGACGTTCGCGGGCTGGGAGGCGGGCTTCTCGGGGGTCACCTGCTTGCCGGCTATCTTGTCCTGGATGAGGCCCATGAGCTTCTCTTGGTAGGCGTTCTTGAAGCGGGCGGGGTCGAAGGGCTCGGCCATGCTCTCCACCAGGCGCTTCGCCATGTCCAGCTCCGCCTCGCCCACGGCGGGGCGCTCGGCCGGCTTCGGGAGGTCGCGCACCTCGCTCTGGTAGTGCAGCGTCATCATGACCAGGTCGTCGCCGTAAGGGATGAGCGCCAGCGGCGTCTCGGAGTTGCCCAGCACCGTGGTGCCGATGGCAGCCTTGCCCTCCTCGACCATGGCCAGGCGCAGGAGCTCGAGCGGCTTCTCGCCGCCGGGCTGGGCCATCACCTGGTAGGGCTTCTCGAAGTAGACGGGCGGCACCTCCTGCAGGTCCACGAACTGCACGATCTTCATGGCGCGGTCGGCGTCGGTCTTGATGGCGTCCAGCTCCTCGTCGCTCACCACCACGTACTTGCCCTTCTCGTACTGGTAGCCGCGCACGATGTCCTCCGGGCCCAGCTCCCGGTTGCAGTCGGGGCATGTCTTCACGTAGCGCACGCGCTGCATGCTCTCCTTCGCCAGCTGGTTGAAGCGCACGGCGTCGTCCTGGGTGGCGGGGTAGAGCTCCACCGGTATGTAGACGAGGCCGAAGGCGATCGCGCCTTTTCTTCCTGCCATGGAGCCTCCTGTCGGTCGGGAACCGGCCGGATCGCGGCCGGGCCTGCATCGTAGCGCAGCGCGGCCCGGCCCGTGGCTTTTCCGGCCTTGCCGAGGGCGACCTGCTGCTGAAGCGGTGATGGCGCGTTGACGGATCGGTTGCGGTTGCCGACGGCCGCGCGGGCTGCGTTATGCTGGAGGCTCCGCACCGGCGCGGACGCGCCGGAACACGAGGAAGGAGCCGGGCAATGCCCGCAGACGTCGTCTATTGGATAGGCTTTGCCGTGGCGCTCGCGTTCATCGTGTTCGGCGCCGACGACCTGCTATGGGACGTGTTCGCCCTGTTCCGCCGCGTGGGCCGCAAGAAGGTTCCGCTTGCGCGCATCAACGAGAAGCCGCCCAAGATGCTGGCCGTGGTCATAGCCGCCTGGCACGAGGACGCCGTGATCGGCGAGGTGATAGACAACCTGGTGGCCTCGGCGCAGTACCCGCGCGATCTCTACCGCGTGTTCCTGGGCGTGTACCCCAACGACGGTGCCACCCTGGCCGTGGCCCGCGCGCTGGAGGCGCCCCATGGGGGCACCGTCGCGGTGGCGGTGAACAGCCGGCCCGGCCCCACGTCGAAGGCTGACAACATCAACCACACGTTAAGCCTCATTCGGGGGTACGAGCGCGACCACGACGTGCGCTTCGCCAGCGTGACCATCCACGACGCCGAGGACGTGGTGCATCCCAACGAGTTCAAGATGACCAGCTATCTCATCGACGACTACGACGCGCTGCAGTTCCCCGTGTTCCCGCTCATCCGCATGCCCCGGCTGCGCCTGTTCCTCAAGACGCTCACGACGTCCACCTACGCCGACGAGTTCGCCGAGCACCACTTCCGCACCATGGTCATGCGCGACGAGCTGGGCTTCGTGCCGTCGGCCGGCACCGGCTTCGCCGTGGGGCGGCGCGTGCTGGACGCGTTCGGCGAGGGGGAGCTGCTGCCCGAGGACAGCCTGACCGAGGACTACCGGCTGTCGCTCACGCTGCGCATGCGGGGCTTCCGCGTGCACTACGTGCTGGAGCGGGTGCCGCGCGTCGACGCGCAGGGAAGGGCGGTATGGGACTACATCGCCACGCGCTCGCTGTTCCCCTCCGCGTTCCGGGCGGCCGTGCGCCAGAAGGCGCGCTGGGTGTACGGCATCACCATGCAGAGCGCGAGCCTGGGCGACGTGTTCGGCAAAAGCGCGCTCACGTTCGCCGAGCGCACGTTCCTGTACAAGGACCTCAAGGCGAAGTTCGCGAACTTCGTGCTGCTTCCCGGCTAGGCCTTCACGCCGCCTTACCTGAGCTACGCGAACGACTACGTGCTCTCGACCATCGCGCAGCTGCAGCCCGACGGCGAGACGGTCGTGGCGAACGACCTGAAGATGGGCGACATCCAGAAGGCGGCCGCCGCCCCCGAGCGCTTCGAAGGCGGGCAGGTCATGATCTTCGACGAGGGGGGCACCGTCATAGGCAGCACCGACTCCTCCTACCTGGGCGGCAACCTGGCCGCCTCCGCCGACGAGGCCGAGGCGGCGGCCCGCGAGGCCCGCGAGGCGGCGCAGGGCGCGTTCGCGTCTGACGAGGAGCGCGCCAAGGCCGCGGGCAAGGCCGACGCGGCCGAGGCGTTCGCGGCGTTCCGGCGCGGTTTCGACGGCGGCCTCGCCGCACTCCGGGACCAGCCCGGATCGGCGCAGGCGGTGGAGCTGGACGGAGGAAGCTGGTACGCGTCCCTGCGGCAGGAGGAGGGCTACGGCTTCCTCGTCATGGCGCCGGCGCTCTCGGCCTGGGCCGCCACGGCCACCACGTGGCTCGTGCCGCTGCTGCTGGTGGAGCTGCTGCTGGTGTACGTGCTCATGCAGGCGTCCCGCTGGATGAAGAACCGCGAGCTCAAGGCCGCCTACGTGGAGCTCGGCCAGATGCAGCGCCGCCTGGAGATAGCGCTTACCGCGGCGCAGAAGGACGCCGCGATCGACGACCTCACCGGCATGATGAACGTGCGCTCGTTCCGGAAGGCCGTCACGTCGCTGCTCGGCGAGATGGGGGAGGGCGACCGCGGCATCTTCATCATGCTGGACGGCGACCGCTTCAAGGCCGTGAACGACACGTACGGCCACGACGCGGGCGACGAGGCCATCAAGCTGTCGGCGCAGATGATCGTGGGCCGCATCAGGACCGTCGACCTCGCGTCGCGGCTCCATGGCGACGAGTTCGCCATCTTCCTGTCGGGCACCGACGACTACGAGGTGGCGCAGCGTCTGGTAAGGGACATCAACGACACCATCGCCCGAGAGGCCGAGCGGCGCGGCGTGCCGTCCATCAGCCTGTCTGCCGGCGCCGTGGCCGCCGCGCGCGGCGACGGCTACCTCGACCTGTCGAAGAAGGCGGACGCCGCCCTCTACCGCGCCAAGGAGGGGCACTCCGGAGGCTTTGCCCGCGCCGACGCGTAGGCGCGGGCGGGACGGGGCGTCAGGCCCGGCCGAACGTTTCGCGCAGGGCTGCGCGTATGCGCTCGGCGGCATGCCCGTCGCCGTAAGGGTCGGGTGCAGCCGCCATGCG is from Gordonibacter urolithinfaciens and encodes:
- a CDS encoding Ku protein, whose protein sequence is MAGRKGAIAFGLVYIPVELYPATQDDAVRFNQLAKESMQRVRYVKTCPDCNRELGPEDIVRGYQYEKGKYVVVSDEELDAIKTDADRAMKIVQFVDLQEVPPVYFEKPYQVMAQPGGEKPLELLRLAMVEEGKAAIGTTVLGNSETPLALIPYGDDLVMMTLHYQSEVRDLPKPAERPAVGEAELDMAKRLVESMAEPFDPARFKNAYQEKLMGLIQDKIAGKQVTPEKPASQPANVINLMDALAASLKARTGEDAGEAKASSSTEGGKAPKPKRKPPAKRAG
- a CDS encoding glycosyltransferase, coding for MPADVVYWIGFAVALAFIVFGADDLLWDVFALFRRVGRKKVPLARINEKPPKMLAVVIAAWHEDAVIGEVIDNLVASAQYPRDLYRVFLGVYPNDGATLAVARALEAPHGGTVAVAVNSRPGPTSKADNINHTLSLIRGYERDHDVRFASVTIHDAEDVVHPNEFKMTSYLIDDYDALQFPVFPLIRMPRLRLFLKTLTTSTYADEFAEHHFRTMVMRDELGFVPSAGTGFAVGRRVLDAFGEGELLPEDSLTEDYRLSLTLRMRGFRVHYVLERVPRVDAQGRAVWDYIATRSLFPSAFRAAVRQKARWVYGITMQSASLGDVFGKSALTFAERTFLYKDLKAKFANFVLLPG
- a CDS encoding sensor domain-containing diguanylate cyclase, which codes for MLSTIAQLQPDGETVVANDLKMGDIQKAAAAPERFEGGQVMIFDEGGTVIGSTDSSYLGGNLAASADEAEAAAREAREAAQGAFASDEERAKAAGKADAAEAFAAFRRGFDGGLAALRDQPGSAQAVELDGGSWYASLRQEEGYGFLVMAPALSAWAATATTWLVPLLLVELLLVYVLMQASRWMKNRELKAAYVELGQMQRRLEIALTAAQKDAAIDDLTGMMNVRSFRKAVTSLLGEMGEGDRGIFIMLDGDRFKAVNDTYGHDAGDEAIKLSAQMIVGRIRTVDLASRLHGDEFAIFLSGTDDYEVAQRLVRDINDTIAREAERRGVPSISLSAGAVAAARGDGYLDLSKKADAALYRAKEGHSGGFARADA